Genomic segment of Triticum urartu cultivar G1812 unplaced genomic scaffold, Tu2.1 TuUngrouped_contig_6149, whole genome shotgun sequence:
GCCTCGGCCGCGcgctccaccgccgcctcctCGGCACCGAGGTCCTCGACACCGACGCCTTGGTCGCCAACTCGCTCCTCACCATGTACTCCAAGTGCGGCCACGTGAGCGCCGCGCGCAGGGTGTTCGACGGAATGCGCGGCCTGCGGGACCTCGTGTCCTGGACGGCGATGGCCTTCTGCCTCGCGCGAAACGGCGCGGAGCAGGAGGCCCTGCTCCTCCTCGGCGAGATGCTCGAGTCGGGGCTCCGGCCCAACGCGTTCACGCTCTGCGCCGCGGCTCGTGCCTGCTTTCCGGGGGAGCTCTTTCGCCTGTCTGGCGCCGTGGTCCTTGGGTTTGCGCTCAAGACGGGGTTCTGGGGCACCGACGTGTCGGTGGGCTGCGCATTGATTGATATGTTTGCGAGGAACGGACATCTGGTGGCAGCACGGAAGGTGTTTGATGGGTTGGTTGAGAGGACAGTGGTCGTCTGGACGCTGATGATTACACGGTATGTGCAAGGCAGGTGTGCAGGCAAGGCGGTTGAATTATTTCTTGGCATGCTAGAAGATGGTTTTGAGCCCGACGGATACACCATGAGCAGCATGATTTCGGCATGCGCAGAGCAGGGATCGGTCAGATTCGGGCAGCAACTGCATTCTCTAGTATTACGGCTGGGGTTGGTTTCTGATACTTGTGTGAGCTCTGGACTAGTGGACATGTACGCAAAATTGCAAATGGAACAGTCCATGGAATGTGCAAGGAAAGTCTTCACACGAATGCCCACACATAACGTTATGTTATGGACAGCACTGATATCAGGATATGTGCAATGTGGAGCACAGGAAAACAATGCAATAGAACTCCTCTGCGAAATGTTAAATGAGAGCATCGAACCAAACCACATCACATATTCTAGTCTTCTTAAGGCCTGTGCAAACCTTTCTGATCAAGATTCAGGCAGACAGATTCATGCCCGTGTCATGAAAACCAGCATAGGGAATGTAAACGTTGTTGGGAATGCTCTGGTCAGCATGTATGCTGAATCTGGTTGcatggtggaggctagaaaggcGTTCGACCAGCTTTATGAAAGCAACATACTTTCCACCAGTTCTGATATTGGTGGAACTGAGAGCAGCAATGCCTCTTGGAGTTCTCAGATTGAGAGCATGGACGTCGGAGTCAGCACCTTCACATTTGCTAGTCTGCTTAGTGCTGCTACCACTGTAGGGTTGCCAACCAAGGGTCAGCAACTGCATGCGCTTTCAATCAAAGCAGGCTTTGAGTCTGATAAAGGTATAAGCAACTCCCTTGTTTCCATGTATTCTAGGTGTGGATATTTGGATGATGCTTGTCGAGCATTTGATGAAATGGACGACCGTAATGTGATTTCATGGACTTCAGTAATCAGTGGCTTAGCCAAGCATGGGCACGCGGAACGAGCGTTGCCATTGTTTCATGACATGATCTTATCCGGTGTCAAACCAAATGATGTCACATACATTGCTGTGTTATCTGCCTGTAGCCATGTTGGTCTGGTGAAAGAAGGAAAGGAATACTTCAGATCAATGCAGAAGGATCATGGACTCATACCGAGGATGGAACATTATGCTTGCATGGTGGATCTTCTTGCACGATCAGGTCTTGTTCAAGAAGCCCTGGAGTTCATTAATGAAATGCCCTGTAAAGCGGATGCATTGATTTGGAAGACTCTGCTCGGTGCTTGTAGGACTTACGATAGTATTGAGATTGGTAAAATTGCAGCTAATCATGTCATAGATCTCGAGCCGCGAGATCCAGCTCCATACGTCCTTCTCTCAAACTTGTATGCCCATGGTGGTTTATGGGACGAAGTTGCAAGAATAAGGAGTCTGATGAGACACAAGAACTTGAGTAAAGAAACTGGCTTGAGTTGGATGCATGTTGGAAATACCATTCACGAGTTCAGAGCTGGTGACACCGGCCATCCGCAAGCACAAGAGATCTATGCAAAGTTGGCTGTGCTGATCAGAGAAATTAAAGACATTGGCTACGTACCAGACACAAGCATCGTGTTCCATGACATGTCggatgagctcaaggaggagtgT
This window contains:
- the LOC125530212 gene encoding pentatricopeptide repeat-containing protein At3g49170, chloroplastic-like translates to MYSKCGHVSAARRVFDGMRGLRDLVSWTAMAFCLARNGAEQEALLLLGEMLESGLRPNAFTLCAAARACFPGELFRLSGAVVLGFALKTGFWGTDVSVGCALIDMFARNGHLVAARKVFDGLVERTVVVWTLMITRYVQGRCAGKAVELFLGMLEDGFEPDGYTMSSMISACAEQGSVRFGQQLHSLVLRLGLVSDTCVSSGLVDMYAKLQMEQSMECARKVFTRMPTHNVMLWTALISGYVQCGAQENNAIELLCEMLNESIEPNHITYSSLLKACANLSDQDSGRQIHARVMKTSIGNVNVVGNALVSMYAESGCMVEARKAFDQLYESNILSTSSDIGGTESSNASWSSQIESMDVGVSTFTFASLLSAATTVGLPTKGQQLHALSIKAGFESDKGISNSLVSMYSRCGYLDDACRAFDEMDDRNVISWTSVISGLAKHGHAERALPLFHDMILSGVKPNDVTYIAVLSACSHVGLVKEGKEYFRSMQKDHGLIPRMEHYACMVDLLARSGLVQEALEFINEMPCKADALIWKTLLGACRTYDSIEIGKIAANHVIDLEPRDPAPYVLLSNLYAHGGLWDEVARIRSLMRHKNLSKETGLSWMHVGNTIHEFRAGDTGHPQAQEIYAKLAVLIREIKDIGYVPDTSIVFHDMSDELKEECLLQHSEKIAVAFGLITTSPTKPIRIFKNLRVCADCHSAIKYISKSTGREVILRDSNRFHRMKDGKCSCGEYW